The region TCTCCCAAAAATACAGTCAAAAGATAATGAATTACTTGACCAGGCAAGACACCCAAATTAGAGCAAGGTTTGAGACAACTGTAGAACTGCACAGCAGACATGGAAGTGAATCAAAACAGAAGCACATATCAAGCTAGAAGGGAGAAACACTATATAGTCTTCCATTGTCAGAAATGACAtgttttttttggcaactggggTGGTTCCTAACCCACCTTGCATCCTCCATCTCTTGTATCCCCAAAAGAGAAGACCACTCCCTAATTGACACACCTGTCTTCACATGCACAGGAGAGGCCTCTTAGTGAAGTGGACATCACACCCACAGATAAGACCCATACTAATTTCTGAGGCTAATCGATTGAGTCCTTTATTCCAATTATGAATGGATAGAGGTTTGCTGGATATTTGAAGAATTGAAGAGGAGACCATGAAAACAAATAGAACTAATTATGGAATGATTAAAAAgtataatacagaaataaataacttCACCAAAAAGTTAAATTCATATTCTAAGAATTTTAAGATCATAGGcttagaaaatgagaacaggctgctatagaagaaaacatttacatGACAAGAGAAAGTCTTTGGACACTAGAAATGCTattgcaaaattaaaaactcaataaagGCCAGACATGCAGAGTCTGTAGCTGTAGATGGGATTAAGGGCTTGTGCCCCACCCCTGCCAACCCGGAACCTCGACCCCCCAGACTAACACTCCCCATCACCCTGACCGTGTGCCCCTCCAACCCCTATCCCCTTACCCCTGTCCCTGCCCCCCCCAAACGAACTGCACCACCCACTTCCTGTCACCTCTACTCCCCCCTGGATCCCCACCCGATCTGACACCTGTAGCCCCTATGACCCCTGACCCTGCTCCCAAGACCCTTGGCCTTCACCCCTGGCTTCTGACCCTCAACTTAATGACCGCATGAACCCCACCCCACTGCTTCCCCCATGTCACTGTCCACTTCTGGTTCCTTCACAGACCCCCTGCCCAACACCCGCCCTGGGAgcgacctgaggcaaccacagcTGCCCGCTCTGCTTTCTGCACTCCCACGCCCCCTTCGCCATCCTGCTTGTCCTGTCAGTCATGCCCGCACCTGCCATGGCAACCATGCTGCACCTTCGAAGGTGCACCAGAACTACTACCTGGACTGAGAAGCCACCATCAACAGCCAGATCAACCTGGAGCTCTAGCCTCCTACATCTACCTGCCCATGACCTTCTACTTCAACTGCCCTCCCATTCACAGGAGAGGCCTGTTAGTGAAATGCATCACACCCACAGATGAGACCCATGCTAATTACCTAGGCTAATAGATCGAGTACTTTATTCCCAATCATGAATGGATTTGCCAGATATTAGAAGAAAGTCAAGAGGAGATCATGATGAACGAACAGAACTAATTCTGGAGgggaaaaacaaatgcaaaaaacacAGACAActttaccaaaaatttaaaattcttaatctCAGAATTTTAAGGAAGACAATCGGCTTATAAAATGAGAACAGGCTGTTATAGAAGGAACAATTACAGGACAAGAGAAAGTCTTTGGACACTATAAACGCTATTGCACAATTAAAAAACAGTAGCCAGACCTTGCAGAGTCGCCCTGGTTGTAGATGGAACTCAGTGCTTGGGCCCCACCCCTACCGCCCCTGATTCCCTGACCTTCAACCCTCCTACCCCAAACCCTGTAATCCTGACTGCTCCCTGCAGCCCCGGACCTCTGACCTCTGGCCCCTGCCCtgtctccctcctcaccccaaaGAACTGCACTGACAACTTCCTGTCACTTAGAATCCCCCCTGACCTGAGAACGCTTGGACTCCAACCCCCAAGACCCTTGACCCCCACCCCAATCTCTGCTTCTGACCCTCAACCGTGTGACCCCTGACCTCTGGTCTCCTTGAGTGCATGATCCCCACCCTTCCGGATCCACAATCCCCAACTAAAGGTCACCACTGTCCACTTCCGGTCCCATTCCAGACCTGTGCCCACACCAGCCATGGCTGCCATGGCCGGGCCCTCGCAGGTGCGCCAGAACTACCACCCGGACTGCGAGGCCGCCGTCAACAGCCAGATCAACCTGGAGCTCTACGCCTCCTACGTCTACCTGTCCATGGCCTTCTACTTCGACCGCGCCGACGTGGCCCTCCCGCACTTCGCCCGCTACTTCCTGCTCCAGTCGCACGAGAAGCGCGAGCACGCAGAGAAGCTCATGAGGCTGCAGAACCAGCACGGGGGCCGCATCTGCCTGCGCGACATCAAGAAGCCCGACCGCGACAACTGGGAGAGCGGCCTCAGGGCCATGGAGTCTGCCGTCCACCTGGAGAAGTGCGTCAACCTGAGGCTCCTGGACCTGCACCGCCTGGCCACCAACAAAGCCGAAGCACACCTCTGCGACTTCCTGGAGATCCACTGCCTGCAGGAGCAGGTCAAGGCCGTCAAGGAGCTGGGGGGCCACCTCACCATCCTGCGCAAGATGGGGGCCCCGGAGGTCGGCATGGCAGAGTACCTCTTTGACAAGCTCACCCTGGGCAGCGACAGTGACAAGGAGAACTGAGCTGACTGTCCCCACAGCCACGCGGTGTCTTCCTTGGGTCACCAGGCCGGGCATGCACGTTGCCCTTTCCAGAAGTTTGCTTAAGTTTTTCCTTCCAGTTTTGCCATTGTTCTCTATAAAGTTACTTGGTTTGCAAAGAAATAAAGGTGTCCAGTTGATTCGTGTGTGCAAAACTCTCACCTTTTAAGGATAAAGTCAAATCCCCATGCAGCTTTTAAAGGGTCTCTCTCCACCCACCCTCTGTCTCTGCGGAGGGAGAGGAAAAGTGTTCCATGGGCCCCTGTCAAACGCAACATTAGTTCTTCTCTTATACACAGTGTGGGCGGGTGGGCTGGTGTGCGTGGTAAAAGTATAAAACATGGTATCTCTTGGGAAGATGTGAGGGAATGAGATGGGGCAGGGATTATATAAAGAGATTTTCAACTTTACctgaaaacttttgttttttaaactatgcAAATGTTAACATTAGTTGATTCTAGGTAGCAAGAAGGGGGCCCTGGAAGAAGGCATGGCAGAGGACCTCTCTGACAGGCTCACTCTGGGTGACATTGATAATGAGAACTGAGCCTTAGGTTGGCTTCTTGGAAGACATGGGAGTGATTTCCAGCATATTGCCCTTACAAAAGCtccattttgggttttttccttcaACTGTACAATTTCTTCCAAAAAAGTAacatgataaaaaacaaaaactcaatagaaaggcTGAAAAATATAAAGTCAAGGCTGAAGGTCAAATTCGTGGCATTGACTATAAAGTAGAACAAATGCCCTTTGAATGTTAAGCCTATGACTCGGGGTGGGAGAGAGTTGAAGATGGAGACCAGTTAGGAATCACTGTAGCTGGTCCAGGTGAGAGACTGGTGTGCCTTGAACTGTGTTGGTGGCTGAGGAGATGAAAAGACATAGAGAAGTGCCAGACAGATTTTTGATAAATTGACAACATTTGCTCATGTATGGGAGGTGTGGAATGTGAGATGGGAAAATTAATCTAGATACTGGGGTTTGGACTTGAGCAGGTGAGTTGATTGATGGTGGTGCTATTATTAACCTAGGGACATTTTGCAGCGGGGACATCTGAGTTGGAGGGGTGGAGAAGGCATGTCATGTAAAATCTGAGATTCTTATTAGACATCTAGGTGGAAATGTTGATCAGGTAGCTGGAAAAATGAATGTCAGGTTTGGAATATACATATGGGAGACATCCTATAGATGGTACTAGAGTCATGTGACTGGATAAGCTCAGCTAAAAGGAAACATAGACAGAATATGGCACAGCCAGCCCTGAACCCAGGGCACCTAATGTTTACTGGATGGTTGAGGTGTTGAAACACCCAGAGAGCTGCTGGTCCTACCTTGACCATTGCCTTATTCCAGACTGTGGCCCCCAGTGTCCACTCCAGTATATTCCCCAAACATCCTATCCTGACATTAGTGTGGCTTCTGGTTTCTCCTTTCAAGATGTGGAGAAGAGTTATCATTTCATCTTGTCTCTTGGCTATCAGTAGAAAGAAATTATGTCCCAATAAAGAGATTTCTTATGTAAATGGTAATCATGTATGTATGCCtatggtttttttcttcctttcagaatTTTGATAATATAACCAAAATTGATAAATCATCTTTCATTTGGGCATATGAGTTCTCAAGCTTTGCTGCACGTTAGAATAATCACCTGCAGAGCTTTTTAAACTCTCTATGCCCAGGCCACATCCCAGACCAAATACATCAGCCTCTGAGGCAGGACCTAGGCATCCCACGCAGTGAAAACCAGTGCTAGCATCTTgctgctcaaagtgtggtctgtgaaccagcagcatcaatcccacctgagagcttgttagaaatgcaaaatctcaagccccaccccagacctacagtatcaaaaatctacattttaacaatacCTTAGGTGATAAGTATGCACACTGAATTTCAAGAAGCGTTGGTTTAGCACCCAGGTTCTTAACTATGGCCGCAGTTTGGAATAATCTGGGATACTGAAAAATAATACTGATGTTTGAACTTAAACAACTTATTCATGCACAGCTTATTCATCCAGGCAACTTCTCATGCCTTCATGCACATATTGGACCAAACAGTAAAAACTTATTGTAACTTCAACAACAATTATTGAGTTGGCAGGTACCCAAAGAAACTTAGAAACCTCTCCTCTccatttatctctctctctctctctctctctctctctctctctctctctctctctctctctcacacacacacacacacacacacacacacacacatgagcacaCTTTTAATCATTCCATTTTATCAATGGTTTGGCAATCAATTTGTTTTATCAGAAACATGGGCTGAAAAAATATGGCCTAGAAGCTGAATTCAGCCCACCAACTGTtgttgtaaataaagtttaattaGATTAGATGCATGgctttttgtttacatattgcCTGTTCCTGGGTCCATGCTAGAATGGTAGAGTTAGCATGTAAGACAAAGACCTTATGTCCTATAGCAtcgaaaatatttactatctagttCTTAACAGAAAATGTTTGTCAACACCTGTTTTACAGTAACTTGTCACAGAACCTGAATTTACATAAAgctaccaaatattttaaaaatttcatttgtcTTTATACCTCCAGTATGCTCATTGCAGTTTGATTATCAGTTTTCTTACCACAGACACCACCTGGCAGAAAGGAAAGCAATGAACTGTATTAATTTAATCCAGGTTGATAATGATTTAATATGGCATCTCCAGCTAAGAGAAGTATGGCAGACACTGTTGGTTTCTTATCCAACAGCCATTTCACTCCTTCCTTACTATGGCAATGTTGATTTTTTGAGGGAGTGACAGTATGCCCAGTTCCTGGTGATAAATCACAATTAGTCTAACATAGGTCATGGAAGTCATGTTCCTCTTTCAAGATGCTTGCTTTATTAGTCTGTCCTTCTGCTACAGGTGGCCATGTGACTGACTTCTGGCctaacaaatacatggaaataaccT is a window of Cynocephalus volans isolate mCynVol1 chromosome X, mCynVol1.pri, whole genome shotgun sequence DNA encoding:
- the LOC134366837 gene encoding ferritin heavy chain-like; this translates as MKKLPVPTPAMAAMAGPSQVRQNYHPDCEAAVNSQINLELYASYVYLSMAFYFDRADVALPHFARYFLLQSHEKREHAEKLMRLQNQHGGRICLRDIKKPDRDNWESGLRAMESAVHLEKCVNLRLLDLHRLATNKAEAHLCDFLEIHCLQEQVKAVKELGGHLTILRKMGAPEVGMAEYLFDKLTLGSDSDKEN